One Leishmania infantum JPCM5 genome chromosome 26 genomic window carries:
- a CDS encoding putative spliced leader RNA PSE-promoter transcription factor, which produces MCEGATVALLTLHPSSLGSKPPLSPPSTDTRTMRRSLRLWCSKLDLDGNPSRYFPRFRPRRLVMPVDPSDLHSDKRQPNPLFMKVKAQKRQRRRAEMRGAVQLASVPKERSVGDVYRLLMDACETQNLFSDAALTPRTVRDLESLLQAYKAANAALRRSGQASAAPLDGGAASAGESTTEQGSPRNDNAPQHSSPLYSRAFQASPPPVAASSFASATAADTLSIREVDQMWSMLDHTPLNAPVHGALALRGDALVRSVLLELTYSAYPRLRSKHVQQLLHETTGFLPCGRIAMRIGLAEHCGVEGDIAMWRELNVLSERMRIARKEAAAHLQRVEKGIAAQRRWYWRAVLRSAAARLKLFPVHKEDLLPRMQWVRSFLFAFVAFVEMAETSGDAHARVRPLIYQLFASQLARHIRLRQIIEAAEAIVAATSEQDARVDAPAAAPSATSPLSPPLGDNEASVEALHRRVAEELARVKSRTVDEEEVLEGRAHPMNRRADRRREQFESSGGAHGTQMLHDEALERHAEDYGHLAPPLLLHALESTSPNAFKEAQLVLRYAPQVSEKLRRSPIDVDQVVRRVVDVQETNNYASLHNAQQYRQVEYTVCRLYAGRYCLGEGKGETLMSAMQDASMRMLLNYYLRFPLSAPSPLESPTRTEGSSDCSSHGNGRAAIATAHIPDGEDGNAGGVPAPRIRSPTTEEEVVL; this is translated from the coding sequence ATGTGTGAGGGTGccacggtggcgctgcttaCTCTTCACCCTTCTTCTCTCGGCTCTAagccacccctctcccctcccagTACCGACACACGTACAATGCGGCGCTCGCTGCGCTTGTGGTGCAGCAAGTTGGACCTGGATGGCAACCCGTCCCGCTACTTTCCGCGCTTCCGCCCGCGGCGGCTGGTCATGCCAGTCGATCCGAGCGACCTCCACAGCGACAAGCGGCAACCTAACCCGCTATTCATGAAGGTAAAGGCGCAAAAACGCCAACGTCGCCGTGCCGAGATGCGtggcgccgtgcagctgGCAAGCGTTCCCAAGGAGCGCAGCGTGGGGGACGTGTACCGGCTCCTGATGGATGCTTGTGAGACGCAGAACTTGTTCTCCGATGCCGCGCTAACGCCGCGGACAGTGCGAGATCTGGAGTCTCTCCTGCAGGCCTACAAGGCCGCTaacgcagcgctgcgacgcTCTGGTCAAGCGTCAGCAGCTCCCCTCGATGGTGGAGCAGCGTCGGCCGGAGAATCGACAACGGAGCAGGGATCGCCACGTAACGACAACGCGCCGCAACACAGCTCTCCACTGTACTCGCGTGCCTTCCAAGCGAGTCCACCGCCAGTCGCCGCATCGTCCTTTGcctccgccactgccgctgacACACTCTCCATTCGCGAAGTGGATCAGATGTGGTCGATGCTCGATCACACACCCCTCAACGCCCCCGTGCACGGCGCTCTCGCCCTACGCGGGGACGCGCTGGTACGTTCCGTATTGCTGGAGCTCACCTACTCTGCTTATCCGCGGCTGCGCTCGAAGCATGTGCAGCAGTTGCTGCATGAGACGACAGGGTTTCTGCCGTGCGGCCGCATAGCCATGCGGATCGGCCTCGCCGAGCACTGCGGCGTAGAAGGTGACATCGCCATGTGGCGTGAGCTCAACGTCCTCTCGGAGCGCATGCGTATCGCGCgaaaggaggcggcagcgcacctgcagcgcgtcgagAAGGGCAtagcagcgcagcgccggtggTACTGGAGGGCGGTGTTGcgctccgccgctgcacggCTGAAGCTGTTTCCAGTGCACAAGGAGGACCTGTTGCCGCGCATGCAGTGGGTGCGCAGCTTTCTCTTCGCCTTTGTTGCCTTCGTTGAGATGGCCGAGACTTCCGGAGACGCCCACGCCCGCGTGCGACCGCTTATCTATCAGCTGTTTGCGAGCCAGCTGGCACGCCATATACGGCTCCGTCAGATCAtcgaggcggcagaggccaTTGTTGCCGCCACGTCCGAGCAGGACGCCCGTGTAgatgcaccagcagcagctccctcGGCTACTTCGCCTCTATCGCCGCCTTTGGGTGATAATGAAGCGAGTGTCGAGgcgctccaccgccgcgttgctgaggagctggcgcgggTCAAGTCCCGCACTGtagacgaggaggaggtgctggagggcCGTGCGCACCCAATGAACCGCAGGGCCGACCGGCGGCGCGAACAGTTTGAGTCAAGTGGCGGCGCCCATGGTACCCAGATGCTCCACGATGAGGCCCTCGAGAGGCACGCGGAGGACTACGGCCATCTtgcaccaccgctgctgctccacgcACTTGAGTCGACTAGCCCGAATGCGTTCAAAGAGGCGCAACTTGTCCTTCGCTATGCGCCACAGGTATCCGAGAAACTGCGCCGATCACCGATCGATGTTGATCAGGTGGTGCGTCGCGTCGTGGATGTGCAGGAGACAAACAACTACGCCTCACTGCACAACGCGCAGCAGTATCGCCAGGTGGAGTACACGGTTTGCCGCCTCTACGCCGGGCGCTACTGCCTGGGTGAGGGGAAGGGCGAAACGCTCATGTCGGCGATGCAGGATGCATCCATGCGGATGCTGTTGAATTACTACCTCCGGTTTCCTTTGtcagcaccatcgccgctggAGTCGCCGACGCGGACGGAGGGGAGCAGTGATTGCTCCAGTCATGGCAATGGCAGGGCTGCTATAGCGACGGCACACATCCCTGACGGCGAGGACGGCAACGCGGGTggcgtgccggcgccgcggatTCGCTCGCCGACGACGGAGGAAGAAGTCGTGCTGTAG